CGTGCAGAACGTCGAGGACTCGATCCGCCTGCGCGATGAGGGCGTCGACGGCATCGTGCTCTCGAACCACGGCGGGCGCCAGCTCGACCGCGCCCCGATCCCGTTCCACCTGCTTCCCGAGGTCCGCAAGGCGGTCGGGGACGACTTCACGGTGATGATCGACACCGGCATCATGAACGGCGCCGACATCGTGGCGGCGGTGGCGCTGGGGGCGGACTTCACGCTCATCGGGCGCGCCTACCTGTACGGACTGATGGCGGGTGGTCGCCAGGGCGTCGATCGCACGATCGCGATCCTGCGCAGCGAGATCGAGCGCACCATGCGGCTGCTCGGCGTCTCGTCGCTCGCGGAGCTCGAGCCCGGACACGTCACGCAGCTCACCCGCCTGGTGCCGGTGTCGCGCGCGGTGACCGAGGCGGTCGTCCGCTGACCGGGGAAGCGGTCAGGCCGAGGTGACGGCGGCGCGGGCACGTGGCGGCCAGGGCACGAGCATCGAGGTGGTGCGCCGGTACTCCGCATAGGCGGGATACTTGCCCGCTGTGATGGACTCGGTGAAGATCGTCGATCCGATGAACAGCACGGTGAGCAGGGCAGGACCGATGATGGTCGGGTTCAGCGCTCCGCCCAGGATGCCGGCGCCCCCGGCCACCGCGGCCGTCGCGCCGATGGCGTAGAACGCCCACCACTGCGCCTGCTCGAAGAAGAAGTTCGGGTGACGGCTGTAGCGGAACAGGCCGTCGGTCGCGAAGCCGGGAGCGAGCGTGCCGCCGGCATTCTTCTTGCGCTGGTGGAAGCGCCACTGCTGCTGGTCGGCGACGGTCTCACCCACGAGGAACCCCAGGAACGCGGCCACGAAGAGCGCGTCCCACCCGGTGAGGCCGGAGGGGTTCTGCGCGGCGACGGCGGCGGGGAGCGTGATCAGCACCAGCAGCGTCATCTGGTAGCCGATGATGAACAGCACGTTGAAGACCTGGAACTGCCACGGCTTCATCCGCTTCCGCAGGATGGCCCACCGGTAGTCCTCCATGCCCGTGTACCCGCCCTTGCGGGCGAAGTTGAAGGTCAGACGTACGCCCCACAGGGTGGCGAGCACCCCCATCAGCACCACGCGCGCCGAGCCGTCGCCCGCGGCGAAGGCCCCGCCGACGAAGATCCACACGTACACGACCGGAACGATCGACCAGGCGCGATCCACCCAGGACGTGTCACGGGTGATCAGCGAGAGCGCCCAGCAGGCGAGACCGGCGATCGCGGCGACGATGATGACGATCAGCAGGGCATCCATGACGCCATGCTAGATCCCCGTCGCGGATCGGCGGCGATTCAGAGCGTCGGGAGGAGCGCGTCGAGCCGGTCGGCGGTGTCTTCCCAGCCCTCGACCGACACGGACGGCACGCCGATCGCGAGCACCGGGTAGTCGTTGCCGCCCTCGTCGAGGCGGTCGCCGTAGAAGAGCATGGCGGACAGGGGGATGCCGGTGTGCTCGGCGAGCCGCCGCATGCCGAACGCCTTGTCGATGCCCGCCTGCGTGATGTCGA
This genomic interval from Microbacterium sp. LWH11-1.2 contains the following:
- a CDS encoding DUF1295 domain-containing protein, which encodes MDALLIVIIVAAIAGLACWALSLITRDTSWVDRAWSIVPVVYVWIFVGGAFAAGDGSARVVLMGVLATLWGVRLTFNFARKGGYTGMEDYRWAILRKRMKPWQFQVFNVLFIIGYQMTLLVLITLPAAVAAQNPSGLTGWDALFVAAFLGFLVGETVADQQQWRFHQRKKNAGGTLAPGFATDGLFRYSRHPNFFFEQAQWWAFYAIGATAAVAGGAGILGGALNPTIIGPALLTVLFIGSTIFTESITAGKYPAYAEYRRTTSMLVPWPPRARAAVTSA